A region of the Penicillium psychrofluorescens genome assembly, chromosome: 6 genome:
GCTGACGCccagcgccgccgacgccaaCAACTGCGCGTAATCCGGTACGCTCAACCATGCCGTCCGAATAGTGACCCTTTGGAGCTTTCCGGCTTGTTCATGTGCCACGATCTGCTTCAAGTACATCTCCTTCTGGGGACCCTTGCCAGTAATGATTGCCAATACGTCAGGGAGCTGGGGGTGTGTTGTGGTGGCCAGTTCCGAATATTGAAGAAGGGCATCAATGAGAATGGAGAAGTCCTCATCCGCCGTCCACGAAGTTGAGCTCACCAGAACGCGGAGAGTGCCTGCAGCCAGGGAAGAGCGCGCTGTCTTTGTTTCCGGCAGAGAGGCGAGAAACTCCCGCCGCACGTCAAGTTCTACGATGGGGTGAAAGTgactggctggccggtcATGCAACGGCAAGACAGGGGCTTGAAGTGCAAAGTCCCTTTTCAGAACCGTGGCCATGGCATTGGTCACGCAAAAATGCGCAGTGGCTGACTTGCAAAAGAATTTCTCGTACCATATCGACAGCTTTACGAGTGGGTGGCTGTTACCTAGCTTCAAGGCCAGGATTGAATAGCCGAAATTGTGCCAGTCAATGACAAGTCTCGTCCGCCGAAGAAAGCAGACAATCGATGCAATGGCTAAACTGGGAATTGACGGTGGGTTCTACCGCACCCGGCGAGTCAGTATTTTCTAGGACTGGTCGACCATAGTTCCTTACCTGGACTAGCAGCCAGCGTGCTGGCTTTGTGGTGTACGCAAGACACTTCCATAGACAAGCGATTTGGAACAACACCTTCAAAGGCCCGTAAATCGTGAACAGGAGCTTGTTGCTGGTCTGGAGGATAGCCGGATGAGGATGTAGCGGGACAATGGATATGTTGGGATGCGAGACTATGTCGGGGTGAGGGTCGGATTCTATATCCAAACGGTCAATAGAACTCATGGCGTCAACCAAGCAAAGAACCGTACCTTTATACCCAATGATCACCACCTGCCCGCCTCGGTTCGCAATGCTCAAGGCATGGTACTGCATGCGCGGACTGCGGCCAATATCTCCCAGAACGAGGATCTGCACGCTGGTCTTGGGCTTTTGCGATCCATGTTGCGCGTTCGTTGCGGAAGAGGTGCCTGGCTGATACTGGGATGGGAGGAACAGGATAACTAGGGTAATCGCGGTGGACAGGCAGAAGGCGATGTTGAGGACCGAGTCAATCATGGTATTGAGGGCCCGGTGTCTGTAGAACGGTAGGTTATCTGGCGTGTTCCTTGTGTACCATGGCGATAAGAACCCTGGACCTTACCTCAGCACAACCGATAAGGCGCATCACGTGTAGCCCCTAATAGCGTGCCCAACTTGGCCTGTCTTGGGAGCCTTCTGTGTTGGCCTTTTTGATTCCCAATTGTCCGCGGCCGAGCCAACCGGGTGTTACCAGCCCGAGATCCCTGACGCGCGACGCGATGCTGTCTGCCCCCGCCTCTGCCCACCCCGTTCCCCTAAGCTCTTGAAGCTCCGCACCAATCCTCGATCATCTTGGTCTTTCTCCGCGCCCACCTTCGGCCCACGCCTCAACTTGAGACCATGTCGGCGGGGCCGACCTCGTTGAACGTGGACCTTTCTCCGCCGTCCCATGCACACACTCATAGTCACAGCAGAAGTCGCGGTCATGCCCGTTCCCCCCGATGGGTTCCGCCACCTCTCTCACTGGCCCCCGAAAGCCAACCGCGGCCGTTGAATAATGGGAACGCAGGGTACCCAAATGGCGAGACTTCACAGGGGCCTTGGTCTCAACATGAGCATACTTCTGGGCACtatcaccaccatcaccatcataCCCACAGCATATCATCGATTCACGGCGTGCATAGCGACGCGCTACCAGGTCAGGACCTCAAGGGTGTCAATGGCGGCGGCACGAGGTCTCCGGAAACGCCGACGCCTACCTCTGACTCTATTCAAAATGTCGTGTGAGTACTACTAGAGCTGCCGCGAAATTATAAATAAAAAACCTAACAACAGTAGTGGCCAGGAAGTAGTTACTGGAGCTCTCATCGCATTGCCATGGATCGCGCTCTCTTGGTACTCTAGAGAGTACGCGCGCCCGTTCGAGGTACTGAAAGAGCCCTCGGCTACGGAGAATGTGCCTCCTGTCAGCATGATTGGTCAAGTCGGCCAGAAGACCTGCGCAATGACCGCCATCACCCTGCTCGTCTTTGGTTGTGGCCAACTACTACGAATGAACCGGCAGAAAGGCGGCTCTCGCAGCATTTCTTCTGTCCGATTACCAGCGATCAATGTGAAAACCGCGCAGGCGTCGTTTCTCTTGATGTGCTCGGTTGGACTGCCAGTCTATGCCACTCTCAAGATTGGAGGGTTCCTTGTTGCATTTGCCCTGCTTCTCGCAACGGCGACTGGTATACCGAACCTAGTTCGTGGTCACTCGCCCAACACGTCGCAGGAGCGCTTCAGTCGAAAGAGTATGACCCTTGCATTGCTCGCAGGGGCTATGCTACTGAGTTTTTTTGGATTGAACCAGCCGTGGGGCTCGTACCCATTTATGGGCTATGCGGCGTTGTTGGTTTCAATCCTGGTCATCTCACctccattcccatctctgcAACACCAGGGGGCCATTTCGGAACCCGGCCTCGTTGCACAATCCCTCACTGCACAGGCCAAACCACCTGGCTCAAGCACCTCGGCACTCTTTGTCACGGCTGATGCCCCGTTAGCCGCTATTTCTGGAGCCATTTTGGCGCTCGTGATGGCACTATTCTCCCAAATATTCTCCTTTGAGATGATGCCTTTCATTGGTCTTTTGATCCCTTCCAGTCTCTTTGCCGCTTCGTTGGCGTTTTCTCTTCCTACCCGTCTTCGGTCTCCCAGCAAAGCTGGCCTGGCCATTTGCACCGGAACTGCTGCCTTTGCTTGTTCTCCCCACTTCAGAGATGATTATTTTATTGTTTATGTCGCGCGCATCATTCTAAGTACCGTAtccttcttcacctcgaGGATGGATGACAGCCACTTGCGCTTAGATGCACATTCCCACAACCATAcgcatcatcgccatcccaGTCAGTCTCATGCGACCGCGGAGTTGTGGCGATTGACGAGATGGATCGTCAATCGAAGCGAGCCATACCCCTTGTTATACAGTATTCTCAAGGAAAAGGATTCTCGCAgcatcttttttttcatgtGGTGAGTTATACATTTGAAATGACTTATCATGAGTTTTTCTGACGGAGATATAGTTTAAACTTTGCTTTTATGCTTGTACAATTGGCGTACGGCATCCTAACCGGATCTCTGGGGTTGCTGAGTGACAGTATCCATATGTTCTTTGATTGTTTGGCGCTTGTCGTTGGACTCTGCGCCGCCGTGATGAGCAAATGGCCGCCCAATGCGCGATTTCCCTACGGATATGGCAAGGTCGATACTCTGTCTGGGTTTGCCAATGGCATTTTCCTTATGTGCGTATTGACTCTCTCCCTGTTATTGAGCGTTTCTGACAACCTGCAGGATCATCAGCCTGGAGATTATTTACGAGGCAGTGGAGCGGCTGTCGACGGGTAGCCAAATGCATCGCATCAGTGAACTCTTGGCTGTCAGTATTGCAGGGCTGGCTGTGAACCTGGTTGGTATCTTCAGTTTCGAGCATGGACATGCTCACCATGGACATGACCATGGCCACGATCACTCGCATGGCAACGAAAACATGCATGGAATTTTCCTGCATATTCTAGCAGACACTCTTGGTTCCGTAGCTGTGGTGATTTCGACCGTTCTTGTGCACTACTCCGGCTGGTCCGGGTATGATCCGTTGGCGTCATGCTTCATTGCGATATTGATATTTGCCTCGGCTGTGCCTTTGGTCAGCAGTACAGCTCAAACCTTACTGCTTACGCTGCCGGCGGATACCGAGTACAATGTTCGTGAAACCCTGGCTGGGGTCAGCACCCTGCGCGGAGTTGTCGGCTATACCGTGCCGAAGTTCTGGCTCGATGATACTGCCACGGTGTCGTCCGACCACAGTCACGATCACGGTCATGGAAGCTGTGACCATTCACACTCGCATTCCCAAACTCATGATCATGGCCACCTTCATCACCATGATCATAGTCATGGTGGACACGATCACGATCATGATCATGCACACGAACACGAACACAGGAGCCAAAAAGTGCTTGGTGTGATCCATGTCATTGCTTCCCGCGGTGCggatctggaagatgtaCGCCAACGGACGGTCACTTTTCTTCAAGAAAAAAATATGGACATCGTGGTACAAGTGGAGCGCGACGGAGATGGACGCTGCTGGTGCGGTGGAGGCAACAAAGGCATTTGATTTTGAAAAGTCTATCGTTGCATTGGAAATCAATCCACCCCGGCAATGGAAATGCCGATTAAATGATTCCCTCAAAGCGCGACTTTCTCCTGggtcttccactcctccggACCAACTGTCACATCGCACAGACGAACACGCGGGGAGAGAACATGCACATGGATATTTGAGAGTTCCTCTGGCGATTTGAAAAATAAACCAGCAAATAAATATACCCCCTGTTCAGAGAGAAATGTATGTTTTCCAAATACTGACCTGTTGCTCTATTTCCCGTATCAACATGTAGTCAAGTTCAAAATGTTCGGTCCTAATAGGATTGTCCCGGGTGACATATATTCAATACCAGGCATAGGTCAAGGCAGATCTGGGCAAAAAAAGAACTCTTGTGATGTCGTACAAACCTCGGCTGCTCATGGCCCAACACATATCAGATACAGGATTCTCTGCGAATGTCTGCAAGACGGAGTGAGAATGTAAGCCATAGGTCCAGGCCCATTGCTGCATTTTTCCCTTTACGAGACATGAGCAAGACTAGCGAAGGCTAGAACTGGGGGTTTTCGGCTGGCGCAGGTGCAAGAGTCACATTCGGCGATAGTCGTCCCACCCTCCTTTTCCAGCGGGTGATACTGTCCGAATCCAATGCCCGAGAGTTGACTGGGAACCAACTGATATATCTCCAGGATGTTAATGTCGCTAACCTACTCTTTTACATGCCACCACACATCTGAGCATAGCGCAGTTCGACTTGAAAAGGCGTGACTCCAATGTCGTTGTTCCCGGCCCCAGCTTCGTCTCGCACAGACGAGGTCCTGCAAAGAGGATATGCAAGAATCTTCGAGTCTCACACCGTCTTCCTGACAGGATGCACAGGGTCGCTGGGAGGGTGTCTCTTATACAAGCTCGCGCTCCGACTTCCAACGCGCAAAATATTTGCATTGATCCGGGACAAGCCCCAAACGGCAATTGACAAATGGCGGAAATTCATGCCGGACCAAACAGAGGCGATTCTAGCCTCGAAGAAAGTCGAGTTCGTGATCGGCGACATCAAAGCTCTCAATTTCGGCCTCGAGCCCGCTGTCCTCGAGCAACTCCAAAGCCAAGTGACCCTCGTCATTCACACGGCGGCCAAGATCGCCCTCGAAGCACATCTTCGGGACTCCTTTGAGAACAATTGTCTTCCATCGCTGGAGCTCgcgcggatctcgtcgaagTTCCGGAAACTGAAACTACTCATTCAGCTTTCCACTGCGTACGTGAACAGCTTTCTTCCCGATGGTCCCGTGCTGGAACGACCGTATACACTGGCAGACGAGGATCCGGAGGATGAGCTGGCATCCATCCTGACGCATGATACTTCACCGCACGCCGGGCAGTTCGCCTCCTCGTACGGCCTGGCCAAGTACATGATGGAACGACTGCTCGTGAAAAGATATCCGCAGCTGCCGGTCCTGCTTGTGCGGCCAACAATCTTCGCTCCTGCGCTGCGAGAGCCGTATCCCATGTATGGGCCTGAAGACTCGACGCCACTGACCAAGTTTGGACGGTTCATAATCGCGGACCGGGGAGGTACACAAGTTTGGCACTCGACCGCTGGCTACAAGACTGGGGTTAACGTTATCGACGAGATACCCGTCGACTTCGTCGCCAATGCATGCTTGCTGCACGCGGCTGCGCGCACGACGGGAATCGTCCAAGTCGGCTCCGAGTTATATGAGCCGCAGACTTTCGACCAATTTATCGAGCTTGTCATCTCTAATGCGCCACCTGATATTCGAAGGGAGCTGCCGACGTTTGTCTTCACGGAAGACCAGAGCGCACCACAGTGCTTCGTGGCCGAGCTGGTGGCGGTCGCCTCGCGCAATTGGTTATTCGACTGTGGTCGGTCATATTGGCTGAAGCAGGTTGGGGGGCCATTGAGTCTACGGTCGTGCACGCACCAGGCAGAAAGCATGAATGTAGCACGGATCCGTCATATCTATGACACTAttgcggagaaggagaaggcccGTCTTTGAATCCAGTGCGCTGCATGGACGAATGTGCCAAAGTTGACGGCGTCATGTATGTATTCATCTTTGCCAATGAATTGATAGGATTCACTATTAGATACACTTTTGGAATAACGGGTAGTTATACATATGTCATATAGATGGTCATGTCACAGTCCCATCTTCAGCTGTGGCCATGCCAATGCATCCTGCCACTGCGAATTTCTGGGGCTCACGACCTTCAGCAGCTCGGAAACTAACGCGCGCCCCGAATTCCGGGCCCACCACCGTTGCCCATCCAGTTCACCCAGCAGCACTCCCCAATGCATGAGAATGAGCAGGGACAGGGGTTGGCGCCTCCGGACGTTGTCTAAAAAGTCCTTATTGACTGCAGCAAGCCAGGCGAGGACATGCGCAGGGCTTGCGGTATCGTTGAACATGGAAAAAGAGTAGCGGAGCGAGTCGATGACTGTTTTGTTGATCTGATGTTGTTCGGTGTCGGTGTTCTCGAGGGTCTCATCGTTCAAAGCTGCCAGTCTCTCAAAGGCTGTCTGTGCATCGCTCTCTAGCTCGATTGGGTCGCCTGGCCAATTACCCGTGGCGCGCGTGAAAAAGTTCAATTTAATCCATGGTTTTCCAATGCTGAAAATGTTCTTCACGCCTTGCAGAAGCTCGAAGACCACGACAATATTCTCGGTCATGCCCTGACTCTCATTACGATCGGCAGTGAGTTGCGACAAGGCGATGCCGATGACGATAGTGATGACTGCCTGCGCGAGCACAGCCTCACAGTTCAGCGGCGTGATATCGGTGACGGCGGCCCGGAATGGTGCGAAAGTGAGATTATGGTACTCGAGAGCTGTATCGATGTAGGCCAGAGATCCCGGGGATGCGGTCGTCGAAGCGATGTGCAGCGCGGcgagggccaggatgccGTTCATCAAAAAGTCATATTGGAGCGCCTGGCGGGGGACGTCAATTTTCCAGACGCGATCTTCATTGTCGGTCGTGCAGAGACTCTCAAACGTCTCTGTGGAGAACTTGTGCATCAACTCCAGGTCCCGGACGCTGGATGTGGCAGACAGCGAGACCGACGGACGGCTCACGGGGGGCTGCGGGGTGGTGACAGGATGGGCGCTGGGCGAAGGGGGGACATGATGAGCAGGATGAGATCCAGCGCGCTGTATAGGAGCTCTCAGGTAGGTGCAATCAATCTCGCGAGCAGTACAATTAGCACAGGGGGGTCCTCGTTCGTCACACTGCAGCTGTCAGAACCGGTGGAACTTGCGGGGGAAGTCTTGGGGGACGTTGAACTGACCTTCACGCGGCGGCTTTTGCACTGGTCACAGCCCTTGCGGGACTTGGTATGAGCACGGCGAGGAGGCATGCCGAAGGCCGGATCTGCGGCCCCTGCGTTGGTCCATTTACTGATTCgggggtggggggaggggaagggaagagatgcgagagcgagaacgagGGCGAGCCAGGGTCATGTGACCGGTCGGAAGAGCCTGGATGAAATGATTACGGTTCTGTTTGTTTAATGTACTGGGAGATCTAGCGCGTTAGTTGGAAGATCTAGCAGATCTACTGCAGGGCAGTCGATGTCTATTCTTGGACCGACAGTATGTCGGGTTTATTGATTCGTGACACCGTCAGGGATGGTTCTGAGGGAGGTATCACGGTCTAGTTGTTGCAAACAGTCGCCGACTGTTAGTACCAATCCACCTTATCTGGGGGGACACCCGGATGCTGATGTATCTCAGGCATGTCTCGATGCTCAATCAATCTACTGTATAGATCCAGACCACGCAATTCTCCGACCCCGATCTCGCGTGGGTATCCGGTGGAGCTCGTGGGTACGCGAGAGCGAAAACGAACGCGACCACCAATGGATCACTGGTTCGCTTCTGCTGTTCGGCCCTTGGCAGACCCGGTCGGGGCATTAACCCCGTCTGACAAGCAAGGGAAAATGTCTGCGTTTATATGCTTGGGCTGATCCCGCCGTTGCGCGGACGGTCATTAGTTGGcttttctttcgttctctCTTCTATTGGGACTCGTTTCCCTTTCCACCCAATAATATGCCAAGCTACTCGGACTGCTTCCAGGTCAGCCCTGAATGCCCGGTCGAGGCGACGACCTACGGCTACTACCCGAGTCTGGGCGCCAATATCTTCTTCACCGCGTTCTTTGGTCTGCTGGGCGTGTGCCAGGTCGGCCTGGGGCTTTATTTCCGAACGTGGACATTCTCGACGGCACTATGCATCGGCGCGttgatggagatggccgGGTACGTGGGCCGGATCATGATGAACGGGAACCCATGGTGGCAGAGCGCGTTTGAGCTGCAGATTGTGTGTCTGGTGCTGGCACCGACCTTTATCGCCGCCGGAATCTATTTGACGCTGAAGCACCTCATTCTACGCTTGGGACCGGAGCACGCGTCGCTCAAGCCGCGGCTGTTCACCTGGATCTTCATCGGCTGCGACATCGGCTCGCTGATCCTGCAAGCGGCGGGCGGTGGTGTCGCGGCGTCGGCGGGAAACACGAACCAGCTGTTGCTGAAAGCTGGAGACGATATCATCATCACGGGTATTGCCTTCCAGGTCGTCACAATGTCCGTGTGTGGTTTGCTCGCGCTACATTTCTTCTGGAATGTCTTTCGCCGTGGCGATGGATTGCTCGCTGAGAAGAATCTGGAAAACAACGCCGTGTCGACATCGCAGAGAAGACTGCCCTTTGTCATCGGCGCGACCGTTCTGGCCTACTTCACGGTGCTGATCCGGT
Encoded here:
- a CDS encoding uncharacterized protein (ID:PFLUO_008547-T1.cds;~source:funannotate), encoding MPSYSDCFQVSPECPVEATTYGYYPSLGANIFFTAFFGLLGVCQVGLGLYFRTWTFSTALCIGALMEMAGYVGRIMMNGNPWWQSAFELQIVCLVLAPTFIAAGIYLTLKHLILRLGPEHASLKPRLFTWIFIGCDIGSLILQAAGGGVAASAGNTNQLLLKAGDDIIITGIAFQVVTMSVCGLLALHFFWNVFRRGDGLLAEKNLENNAVSTSQRRLPFVIGATVLAYFTVLIRCIYRIPEMAGGWGNPLMQRENEFLVLDGMMIGIATLSFTIFHPGFYLPTMWTGRKNRT
- a CDS encoding uncharacterized protein (ID:PFLUO_008544-T1.cds;~source:funannotate) encodes the protein MCLNFAFMLVQLAYGILTGSLGLLSDSIHMFFDCLALVVGLCAAVMSKWPPNARFPYGYGKVDTLSGFANGIFLMIISLEIIYEAVERLSTGSQMHRISELLAVSIAGLAVNLVGIFSFEHGHAHHGHDHGHDHSHGNENMHGIFLHILADTLGSVAVVISTVLVHYSGWSGYDPLASCFIAILIFASAVPLVSSTAQTLLLTLPADTEYNVRETLAGVSTLRGVVGYTVPKFWLDDTATVSSDHSHDHGHGSCDHSHSHSQTHDHGHLHHHDHSHGGHDHDHDHAHEHEHRSQKVLGVIHVIASRGADLEDVRQRTVTFLQEKNMDIVVQVERDGDGRCWCGGGNKGI
- a CDS encoding uncharacterized protein (ID:PFLUO_008546-T1.cds;~source:funannotate), with protein sequence MPPRRAHTKSRKGCDQCKSRRVKCDERGPPCANCTAREIDCTYLRAPIQRAGSHPAHHVPPSPSAHPVTTPQPPVSRPSVSLSATSSVRDLELMHKFSTETFESLCTTDNEDRVWKIDVPRQALQYDFLMNGILALAALHIASTTASPGSLAYIDTALEYHNLTFAPFRAAVTDITPLNCEAVLAQAVITIVIGIALSQLTADRNESQGMTENIVVVFELLQGVKNIFSIGKPWIKLNFFTRATGNWPGDPIELESDAQTAFERLAALNDETLENTDTEQHQINKTVIDSLRYSFSMFNDTASPAHVLAWLAAVNKDFLDNVRRRQPLSLLILMHWGVLLGELDGQRWWARNSGRALVSELLKVVSPRNSQWQDALAWPQLKMGL
- a CDS encoding uncharacterized protein (ID:PFLUO_008545-T1.cds;~source:funannotate), which codes for MSLFPAPASSRTDEVLQRGYARIFESHTVFLTGCTGSLGGCLLYKLALRLPTRKIFALIRDKPQTAIDKWRKFMPDQTEAILASKKVEFVIGDIKALNFGLEPAVLEQLQSQVTLVIHTAAKIALEAHLRDSFENNCLPSLELARISSKFRKLKLLIQLSTAYVNSFLPDGPVLERPYTLADEDPEDELASILTHDTSPHAGQFASSYGLAKYMMERLLVKRYPQLPVLLVRPTIFAPALREPYPMYGPEDSTPLTKFGRFIIADRGGTQVWHSTAGYKTGVNVIDEIPVDFVANACLLHAAARTTGIVQVGSELYEPQTFDQFIELVISNAPPDIRRELPTFVFTEDQSAPQCFVAELVAVASRNWLFDCGRSYWLKQVGGPLSLRSCTHQAESMNVARIRHIYDTIAEKEKARL
- a CDS encoding uncharacterized protein (ID:PFLUO_008543-T1.cds;~source:funannotate); the protein is MIDSVLNIAFCLSTAITLVILFLPSQYQPGTSSATNAQHGSQKPKTSVQILVLGDIGRSPRMQYHALSIANRGGQVVIIGYKESDPHPDIVSHPNISIVPLHPHPAILQTSNKLLFTIYGPLKVLFQIACLWKCLAYTTKPARWLLVQNPPSIPSLAIASIVCFLRRTRLVIDWHNFGYSILALKLGNSHPLVKLSIWYEKFFCKSATAHFCVTNAMATVLKRDFALQAPVLPLHDRPASHFHPIVELDVRREFLASLPETKTARSSLAAGTLRVLVSSTSWTADEDFSILIDALLQYSELATTTHPQLPDVLAIITGKGPQKEMYLKQIVAHEQAGKLQRVTIRTAWLSVPDYAQLLASAALGVSLHTSSSGVDLPMKVVDMFGAGLPVVGWSQFEAWPELVTEGRNGMGFGSSAELSDRLVLLFGDDSRLESLRVGAQKESLWRWEDEWDPIAGSLLGLHY